A genomic region of Gossypium hirsutum isolate 1008001.06 chromosome D01, Gossypium_hirsutum_v2.1, whole genome shotgun sequence contains the following coding sequences:
- the LOC107921461 gene encoding transcription factor MYB63 → MGKGRAPCCDKDKVKRGPWSPQEDLRLITFIQKHGHENWRALPKQAGLLRCGKSCRLRWINYLRPDVKRGNFSKEEEETIIRLHETLGNKWSKIASHLPGRTDNEIKNVWNTHLKKRLAPKNGKIPQNDESKETCMVSSSCSSITFVSSPCGKRNLEVELEQQWHEGSPSKKPREGFPVSDKAEDYKTEVPSHNSGPFEEPKEFPSSSISSSNSNITNSSQVNVPNPENHGDSLLNFIGVCDWKNNTSEEVNKPEILNTAFDIPLESDSDFWNMLDSLGSFQPDEIQSNEVEGNQSPDFGEEYSKENENNKWLQYLEIELGLEVTKNENHNNLSNTAAEPLVPEMYDMLLKP, encoded by the exons ATGGGGAAAGGAAGAGCTCCGTGTTGTGATAAAGACAAAGTGAAGAGAGGTCCATGGAGTCCCCAAGAGGACTTGAGGCTTATCACTTTTATTCAGAAACATGGCCATGAAAACTGGAGAGCTCTCCCTAAACAAGCTG GGCTACTGAGATGTGGAAAGAGTTGCCGTTTAAGATGGATTAATTACCTGAGACCAGATGTCAAAAGAGGGAACTTCAgcaaagaggaagaagaaactaTAATAAGATTACATGAGACTTTGGGAAATAA GTGGTCCAAAATTGCATCACATTTACCAGGAAGAACCGACAATGAGATAAAGAATGTGTGGAACACTCATTTGAAAAAGAGATTGGCTCCAAAGAATGGGAAGATTCCTCAAAATGATGAATCCAAAGAAACTTGTATGGTCTCATCATCATGCTCTTCTATTACATTTGTGTCATCACCATGTGGCAAAAGAAACTTAGAGGTTGAACTTGAGCAGCAATGGCATGAAGGGTCTCCAAGCAAAAAGCCCAGAGAGGGATTTCCTGTATCAGACAAAGCAGAAGACTACAAAACTGAGGTACCAAGCCATAACAGCGGCCCATTTGAGGAACCAAAAGAGTTTCCAAGTTCATCAATCTCTTCCAGCAACTCCAACATCACCAATTCCAGTCAGGTTAATGTTCCAAACCCAGAAAATCATGGAGATTCACTGTTAAACTTCATTGGAGTTTGTGATTGGAAGAACAACACATCAGAGGAAGTTAACAAACCAGAGATCCTAAATACTGCATTTGATATCCCATTGGAGTCTGATTCAGACTTTTGGAACATGTTGGATAGCTTAGGATCATTCCAGCCTGATGAGATCCAATCAAATGAAGTTGAAGGCAACCAGAGCCCAGATTTTGGAGAAGAATAcagcaaagaaaatgaaaataacaaGTGGTTGCAGTACTTGGAAATTGAACTTGGTCTGGAAGTAACCAAAAATGAAAACCATAACAATTTGTCAAACACCGCTGCTGAGCCACTGGTTCCTGAGATGTATGACATGCTACTGAAGCCATAA